A genomic window from Quercus lobata isolate SW786 chromosome 10, ValleyOak3.0 Primary Assembly, whole genome shotgun sequence includes:
- the LOC115964040 gene encoding argininosuccinate synthase, chloroplastic isoform X1, giving the protein MAQLKAISSCSPTSLAFQVPKRESLQFNDKVSCPRKLSSASEFVARTSELHGHAVATISNGGNITKFRKNQVIQAVLQSDREMEISEATKGIGLRGKLNKVVLAYSGGLDTSVIVPWLRENYGCDVVCFTADVGQGVGELEGLEAKAKASGASQLVVKDLKEEFVRDFIFPCLRAGAIYERKYLLGTSMARPVIAKAMVDIAKEVGADAVAHGCTGKGNDQVRFELTFFALNPKLNVVAPWREWDITGREDAIEYAKKHNVPVPVTKKSIYSRDRNLWHLSHEGDILEDPANEPKKDMYMLTVDPEEAPDKPEYIEIGIESGLPVSVNGKVLSPASLLTELNEIGGKHGIGRIDMVENRLVGMKSHGVYETPGGTILFEAVQGLESLTIDRESMQLKDSLALKYAELVYAGRWFDPLRESMDAFMEKITETTTGSVTLKLYKGSVSVASRKSPYSLYRQDISSFESSQIYDQADAAGFIRLYGLPMRVRSMLKQGM; this is encoded by the exons atGGCTCAGCTCAAAGCTATTTCTTCATGCTCACCCACCAGCCTTGCTTTTCAAGTACCAAAGAGAG AGTCATTGCAGTTTAATGATAAAGTAAGCTGCCCAAGGAAGTTGTCTTCAGCATCCGAG TTTGTGGCTAGAACGAGTGAGCTTCATGGTCATGCTGTTGCTACTATTAGTAATGGTGGCAATATAACTAAGTTTCGTAAAAATCAAG TTATTCAAGCAGTTTTGCAGAGTGATAGAGAGATGGAAATTTCTGAAGCTACAAAGGGTATAGGGTTGCGTGGCAAATTGAATAAGGTCGTTCTAGCTTATAGTGGTGGCTTAGACACATCAGTCATAGTCCCATGGCTAAG GGAGAACTATGGCTGTGATGTTGTTTGCTTCACTGCTGATGTTGGTCAG GGTGTTGGGGAATTGGAAGGGTTGGAAGCAAAGGCTAAAGCCAGTGGGGCTTCTCAGTTAGTGGTGAAGGACTTGAAGGAGGAATTTGTAcgagattttatttttccttgctTGAGAGCTGGTGCAATTTATGAGAGGAAATATTTGCTGGGAACCTCGATGGCTCGCCCTGTTATTGCAAAA GCCATGGTGGATATTGCCAAAGAAGTAGGAGCTGATGCTGTTGCTCATGGATGCACTGGAAAAGGAAATGATCAG GTTCGCTTTGAGCTCACATTCTTTGCTCTGAATCCCAAGCTAAATGTTGTGGCTCCTTGGAGGGAATGGGATATTACAGGGAGAGAAGATGCTATTGAATACGCTAAGAAGCATAATGTACCTGTACCAGTAACAAAGAAATCCATATACAGCAGGGATAGGAACCTATGGCACCTTAGCCATGAG GGTGACATTTTGGAAGACCCAGCAAACGAACCTAAGAAGGATATGTACATGTTGACTGTGGACCCAGAAGAGGCACCGGACAAACCTGA ATATATTGAAATTGGGATAGAGTCGGGTCTTCCTGTTTCAGTTAATGGGAAGGTGCTTTCGCCTGCATCTCTTCTTACTGAACTCAACGAGATTGGTGGAAAGCATGGAATTGGCCGAATTGACATGGTTGAAAACCGATTAGTTGGGATGAAGAGCCATGGAGTCTATGAAACTCCGGGTGGAACAATCCTCTTCGAGGCTGTACAGGGGTTGGAGTCTTTAACAATTGATCGAGAAAGCATGCAACTTAAAGATTCACTTGCACTCAAGTATGCTGAGCTAGTTTATGCAGGCAGATGGTTTGACCCACTTCGCGAGTCAATGGATGCATTTATGGAGAAAATCACTGAGACTACAACAGGTTCAGTTACACTCAAACTATACAAAGGTTCAGTTTCTGTAGCTAGCCGTAAGAGCCCTTATAGCCTGTATAGGCAAGATATTTCATCTTTTGAGAGCAGCCAGATTTATGATCAGGCCGACGCTGCTGGGTTTATTCGGCTTTATGGTCTTCCAATGAGGGTTCGATCAATGCTCAAGCAGGGCATGTGA
- the LOC115964040 gene encoding argininosuccinate synthase, chloroplastic isoform X2, which yields MEISEATKGIGLRGKLNKVVLAYSGGLDTSVIVPWLRENYGCDVVCFTADVGQGVGELEGLEAKAKASGASQLVVKDLKEEFVRDFIFPCLRAGAIYERKYLLGTSMARPVIAKAMVDIAKEVGADAVAHGCTGKGNDQVRFELTFFALNPKLNVVAPWREWDITGREDAIEYAKKHNVPVPVTKKSIYSRDRNLWHLSHEGDILEDPANEPKKDMYMLTVDPEEAPDKPEYIEIGIESGLPVSVNGKVLSPASLLTELNEIGGKHGIGRIDMVENRLVGMKSHGVYETPGGTILFEAVQGLESLTIDRESMQLKDSLALKYAELVYAGRWFDPLRESMDAFMEKITETTTGSVTLKLYKGSVSVASRKSPYSLYRQDISSFESSQIYDQADAAGFIRLYGLPMRVRSMLKQGM from the exons ATGGAAATTTCTGAAGCTACAAAGGGTATAGGGTTGCGTGGCAAATTGAATAAGGTCGTTCTAGCTTATAGTGGTGGCTTAGACACATCAGTCATAGTCCCATGGCTAAG GGAGAACTATGGCTGTGATGTTGTTTGCTTCACTGCTGATGTTGGTCAG GGTGTTGGGGAATTGGAAGGGTTGGAAGCAAAGGCTAAAGCCAGTGGGGCTTCTCAGTTAGTGGTGAAGGACTTGAAGGAGGAATTTGTAcgagattttatttttccttgctTGAGAGCTGGTGCAATTTATGAGAGGAAATATTTGCTGGGAACCTCGATGGCTCGCCCTGTTATTGCAAAA GCCATGGTGGATATTGCCAAAGAAGTAGGAGCTGATGCTGTTGCTCATGGATGCACTGGAAAAGGAAATGATCAG GTTCGCTTTGAGCTCACATTCTTTGCTCTGAATCCCAAGCTAAATGTTGTGGCTCCTTGGAGGGAATGGGATATTACAGGGAGAGAAGATGCTATTGAATACGCTAAGAAGCATAATGTACCTGTACCAGTAACAAAGAAATCCATATACAGCAGGGATAGGAACCTATGGCACCTTAGCCATGAG GGTGACATTTTGGAAGACCCAGCAAACGAACCTAAGAAGGATATGTACATGTTGACTGTGGACCCAGAAGAGGCACCGGACAAACCTGA ATATATTGAAATTGGGATAGAGTCGGGTCTTCCTGTTTCAGTTAATGGGAAGGTGCTTTCGCCTGCATCTCTTCTTACTGAACTCAACGAGATTGGTGGAAAGCATGGAATTGGCCGAATTGACATGGTTGAAAACCGATTAGTTGGGATGAAGAGCCATGGAGTCTATGAAACTCCGGGTGGAACAATCCTCTTCGAGGCTGTACAGGGGTTGGAGTCTTTAACAATTGATCGAGAAAGCATGCAACTTAAAGATTCACTTGCACTCAAGTATGCTGAGCTAGTTTATGCAGGCAGATGGTTTGACCCACTTCGCGAGTCAATGGATGCATTTATGGAGAAAATCACTGAGACTACAACAGGTTCAGTTACACTCAAACTATACAAAGGTTCAGTTTCTGTAGCTAGCCGTAAGAGCCCTTATAGCCTGTATAGGCAAGATATTTCATCTTTTGAGAGCAGCCAGATTTATGATCAGGCCGACGCTGCTGGGTTTATTCGGCTTTATGGTCTTCCAATGAGGGTTCGATCAATGCTCAAGCAGGGCATGTGA
- the LOC115964218 gene encoding uncharacterized protein LOC115964218 — protein sequence MDASLPSSSTSRVHYRAPASSSASSSDRAPLLVNHKFKDFRKKGMRHYELLGTLFNSNTATGFLQMSSAQPAPNSDEERELDAAFLSEGVHVNVSTDGFDDVEELPTPSEAQSRRQAEKRPAEASHSSGKRKKGHSLEAMTEAIWGFTDMRNRRGKKSIDTGDSAVGAASESVTAAVTLLNQHTDVDHVTYCKVVQELHHAKSRAAFFAMTADRRRVWIDFIGGGLQ from the exons ATGGACGCCTCACTCCCTTCCTCATCCACCTCTCGAGTTCATTACAGAGCCCCTGCTTCCTCCTCTGCTTCCTCTTCTGACCGTGCTCCCTTACTG GTCAATCATAAATTCAAGGACTTCAGGAAAAAGGGGATGAGACACTATGAGCTGTTGGGCACTCTTTTCAATTCAAACACAGCCACGGGTTTCCTGCAAATGTCATCTGCCCAACCAGCTCCCAATagtgatgaagagagagaaCTTGATGCAGCCTTTCTATCTGAGGGGGTACATGTCAATGTCAGCACCGACGGTTTCGATGACGTGGAGGAGCTGCCCACACCGAGTGAAGCCCAAAGCCGGAGGCAAGCTGAAAAGCGGCCAGCTGAAGCATCTCATTCAAgtggaaaaaggaagaaagggcaCTCCCTTGAAGCCATGACTGAGGCAATATGGGGTTTTACTGACATGAGGAACCGTCGGGGGAAAAAGTCCATCGACACTGGAGACTCTGCTGTGGGGGCTGCTAGTGAGTCAGTTACAGCAGCTGTAACTCTTCTGAACCAGCACACCGATGTCGATCATGTCACGTATTGCAAGGTCGTGCAAGAGCTTCATCATGCCAAGAGTAGAGCCGCTTTTTTTGCCATGACGGCTGATAGAAGAAGGGTCTGGATTGACTTTATTGGGGGTGGATTGCagtag
- the LOC115964219 gene encoding ribonuclease J-like gives MKSALRDGFTLSSALSSHQRMAAFGALSLCPYSLLCRPKYTTKRFVSCSLGSHTSSIDTRRSKVPRKRSGKMDGPRKSMEDSVQRKMEQFYEGSDGPPLRVLPIGGLGEIGMNCMLVGNYDRYILIDAGVMFPDYDELGVQKIVPDTTFIKRWSHKIEAVVITHGHEDHIGALPWVIPALDSRTPIFASSFTMELIKKRLKENGIFVPSRLRVFRTRRKFVAGPFEIEPIRVTHSIPDCCGLVLRCADGTILHTGDWKIDETPLDGKVFDREALEELSKEGVTLMMSDSTNILSPGRTISESVVANSLLRRISEAKGRVITTQFASNIHRLGSVKAAADLTGRKLLFTTIDAKEDPRKSQPDAVLISTKKPNPRRLISIDAKEDPRLGLTVVVCHLHRQHSKIEPEIELLSPPTHHSKIQMADTMHDDLDDGLRFRNCNCFCGLKASVKISDKRNESRYRLFQCCPKDTCRFFQWCIPLKTPVSYADDFQQLQEELCVLREELRVIHDKVHPSDQPKKMVKLRFIAWCLFFTVLAVLLSMTML, from the exons ATGAAATCGGCGTTGCGTGATGGTTTTACTCTGTCGAGTGCACTGAGCTCGCATCAGAGAATGGCTGCCTTTGGAGCTCTCTCGCTGTGTCCGTACAGCCTCTTGTGCCGTCCGAAGTATACGACGAAACGTTTCGTTTCGTGCTCGCTTGGTTCTCATACTAGTAGTATAG ATACACGTAGATCTAAAGTACCGCGTAAAAGATCGGGAAAGATGGATGGGCCAAGGAAAAGTATGGAAGACTCGGTTCAGCGCAAGATGGAACAATTTTATGAGGGGTCTGATGGCCCACCCCTCCGTGTTCTTCCAATTGGTGGCCTGGGTGAAATTGGGATGAATTGCATGCTTGTGGGTAATTATGATCGATACATACTGATTGATGCTGGTGTCATGTTTCCAGA CTATGATGAACTTGGAGTCCAAAAAATTGTACCTGATACCACATTTATCAAAAGATGGAGTCACAAAATTGAAGCAGTTGTTATAACACATGGCCATGAAGATCACATTGGTGCGTTGCCTTGG GTAATTCCAGCTTTGGATTCTCGTACACCGatatttgcatcttcctttaCAATGGAG cTTATTAAAAAGCGTTTAAAGGAGAACGGGATTTTTGTTCCTTCTAGACTTAGGGTATTTAGAACACGGAGGAAGTTTGTGGCTGGCCCATTTGAAATAGAGCCTATCAGGGTTACCCATTCCATTCCTGATTGCTGTGGATTAGTTCTTCGCTGCGCTGATGGTACGATTCTTCATACTGGGGACTGGAAG ATTGATGAAACACCGTTGGATGGTAAAGTTTTTGATCGTGAAGCTTTAgaggaactttcaaaagaaggAGTAACATTG ATGATGAGTGACTCAACAAATATTCTCTCACCTGGAAGGACAATTAGCGAATCTGTCGTGGCTAATTCATTGTTGAGGCGTATTTCTGAAGCTAAGGGAAGGGTAATTACAACTCAGTTTGCATCAAATATACACCGCCTTGGAAGTGTGAAAGCTGCTGCTGATTTAACTGGCAGAAAATTG CTTTTCACCACCATTGACGCCAAAGAAGATCCACGAAAAAGCCAACCCGACGCCGTCCTCATCTCCACGAAAAAGCCAAACCCACGCCGTCTCATCTCCATTGACGCCAAAGAAGATCCACGGCTGGGCTTGACGGTCGTCGTATGTCATCTCCACCGTCAACATTCGAAGATCGAGCCAGAGATCGAGCTTTTGTCGCCGCCGACCCATCACTCGAAGATCCAG ATGGCAGACACAATGCATGACGATCTTGATGATGGCCTTCGGTTCCGAAATTGTAATTGTTTCTGTGGCTTGAAAGCAAGTGTGAAGATTTCAGATAAACGAAATGAGAGCCGGTACAGGCTTTTCCAATGTTGCCCAAAGGACACATGTCGGTTTTTTCAATGGTGTATTCCCTTGAAGACGCCAGTGTCATATGCGGATGATTTCCAGCAACTACAAGAAGAGCTATGTGTATTGCGAGAGGAATTGAGGGTCATACATGACAAGGTCCACCCCTCAGACCAACCGAAGAAAATGGTGAAGCTTAGGTTCATTGCTTGGTGTTTGTTTTTCACTGTGCTTGCAGTACTGCTAAGTATGACGATGTTGTAA
- the LOC115964043 gene encoding cycloeucalenol cycloisomerase-like — protein MGGVKPGTGTGQNLWLATDPSKRWGELFFLFYTPFWLILCLGIVVPYKLYESFTELEYLLLGLVSAVPSFLIPMLFVGKADSFLPLKDRYWVKASLWIILFSYVGNYFWTHYFFTVLGASYTFPSWKMNNVPHTTFLLTHACFLFYHVTSNMTLRRLRHSIADLPEKIQWIFEAAWILALSYFIAYLETLAISNFPYYQFVDRSSMYKIGSLFYAIYFIVSFPMFLRIDEKPSKPWDLPRVAVDALGAAMLVTIILDLWRLFLGPIVPVSNSKQCLQPGLPWFPGHAIET, from the exons ATGGGCG GTGTGAAACCGGGTACGGGTACGGGTCAGAATTTGTGGCTGGCTACTGACCCGAGCAAGAGATGGGGCGagctcttcttcctcttctacaCTCCTTTCTGGCTCATTCTGTGTTTAGGCATTGTCGTTCCATACAAACTCTACGAG AGCTTTACAGAATTGGAGTACCTACTTTTGGGATTGGTTTCAGCGGTTCCTTCTTTCTTGATACCAATGCTCTTTGTTGGGAAG GCTGATAGCTTTTTGCCTTTGAAGGATCGTTATTGGGTCAAG GCCAGTTTATGGATTATACTCTTTAGCTATGTAGGGAATTACTTTTGGACCCACTATTTCTTCACAGTTTTGGGAGCTTCTTATACCTTTCCGTCATGGAAGATGAACAAT GTACCACACACAACTTTCCTTCTCACACACgcttgctttttattttatcatgttACATCAAACATGACACTTCGCAGACTACGGCATTCTATTGCCGACTTGCCAGAGAAAATTCAGTGGATTTTTGAGGCTGCATGGATTTTGGCTCTTTCTTATTTCATAGCATACCTTGAGACTTTGGCTATTTCTAAT TTCCCTTATTATCAATTTGTGGACCGATCATCCATGTACAAAATTGGCTCCTTGTTTTATGCCATCTACTTCATTGTAAGCTTCCCTATGTTTCTGAG AATTGATGAGAAACCTAGCAAACCATGGGATCTACCGAGAGTGGCGGTTGATGCTCTGGGTGCTGCTATGCTAGTTACAATAATACTTGATTTGTGGCGCCTCTTTCTAGGACCTATTGTTCCtgtttcaaattcaaaacaatgTCTTCAACCAGGACTGCCATGGTTTCCAGGACATGCCATTGAAACATGA